From the genome of Anoplopoma fimbria isolate UVic2021 breed Golden Eagle Sablefish chromosome 1, Afim_UVic_2022, whole genome shotgun sequence, one region includes:
- the LOC129095952 gene encoding succinate receptor 1-like, with amino-acid sequence MVALPTHITSNYQNYSMMLNCTKIKDVLERYYLSPSYGIEFCIGFPGNLLVILGYIFCLPKWQSCNIYLFSLAVSDLIFLCTLPRLSYLYANGQSETSPYACVINRYVLHVNLYSSILFMVWLSMDRFLLIKHPTQNHCLLRPRSALIVTCLSWLAVNVEVAPMISLMVHDLQQGNWSQCKDFASLKGDVNTLGYSLGLTFTGYFLPLLGLCGFSYQIAHLLRAQEMAVQRKKSSYKRPLRVARSAAILFLVLYSPYHVLRNVRIATGQARAGLQLCTKMYIEGLYILTRPLAFLHSVINPVFYFLMGDKFRELLFAKLRKLVGKTEPRRESA; translated from the exons ATGGTCGCACTCCCTACTCACATTACCAGCAACTACCAGAACTACAGCATG atGCTTAATTGTACAAAGATTAAGGACGTGCTGGAGAGGTACTACCTGTCACCGTCTTATGGCATCGAGTTCTGCATTGGTTTCCCCGGCAACCTTCTGGTTATACTTGGCTACATATTTTGTTTGCCGAAGTGGCAGAGCTGTAATATTTACCTCTTCAGCCTGGCAGTCTCCGACCTTATTTTCCTCTGCACGCTGCCACGCCTCTCGTACCTTTATGCAAATGGCCAATCAGAGACCAGTCCCTATGCTTGTGTTATCAACCGCTATGTCCTCCACGTCAACCTCTACTCATCCATCCTGTTTATGGTTTGGCTTAGCATGGATCGCTTCCTGCTCATAAAACATCCAACACAGAACCACTGCCTGCTGAGGCCGCGATCAGCCCTGATTGTGACGTGTTTGAGCTGGCTAGCAGTCAACGTGGAAGTGGCTCCAATGATATCACTGATGGTCCACGACCTTCAGCAAGGAAACTGGAGTCAGTGCAAGGATTTTGCCAGCCTCAAAGGAGACGTGAATACTTTGGGCTACAGCCTGGGGCTAACCTTTACAGGTTACTTTCTCCCTCTGCTTGGACTTTGCGGTTTCTCCTACCAAATTGCACATCTGCTCCGTGCCCAGGAAATGGCTGTGCAGCGCAAGAAATCGTCGTACAAGCGGCCTCTCAGGGTTGCTCGATCGGCTGCGATCTTGTTTCTGGTTCTCTACTCTCCCTATCATGTGCTGAGAAATGTCAGAATAGCGACTGGGCAGGCCAGGGCAGGGCTGCAACTGTGCACGAAGATGTACATAGAGGGCCTGTACATCTTGACCAGACCGTTGGCCTTCTTGCACAGTGTCATCAACCCTGTTTTCTACTTCTTAATGGGTGACAAGTTCAGAGAGCTCCTATTCGCTAAGCTCCGAAAGCTGGTGGGGAAGACGGAGCCTCGCAGAGAGTCAGCCTGA